The following are from one region of the Halarsenatibacter silvermanii genome:
- a CDS encoding PAS domain-containing protein, producing the protein MSDFSGSESIGPDSFISSLPEGASLLDNNLKVQSINSRWEETLTEFELSPEKIGPGNKYPEMLRKIGCPEETVEKLTREIQGIIKGENGECIEEIKVRSGGSVRWCEVKISGFGDGVLVLKEDVSARKKKEKQKVDALFNNSTSAIAMLNNAGEIIDINGEFEEVFGYSLSEVRGEHLDDVLEWGQEGFASREKTEEILQGKKSRGKGTRFDRWGNEKNSCFTGFP; encoded by the coding sequence ATGTCCGATTTTTCTGGAAGCGAAAGCATCGGTCCGGATTCTTTCATCTCTTCACTGCCGGAAGGAGCTTCTCTGCTGGATAATAATCTGAAAGTTCAGTCTATTAACAGCAGGTGGGAAGAAACTCTGACGGAGTTCGAATTATCTCCGGAAAAAATCGGGCCGGGCAACAAATATCCTGAAATGCTGAGAAAGATCGGATGTCCCGAAGAGACCGTGGAAAAGTTGACCCGAGAAATCCAGGGGATAATAAAGGGCGAGAACGGGGAGTGTATAGAAGAAATAAAAGTTCGGTCAGGCGGTAGTGTTCGCTGGTGTGAAGTCAAAATTTCCGGTTTTGGAGATGGGGTTTTAGTTCTGAAAGAAGATGTTTCTGCCAGAAAGAAAAAAGAAAAGCAGAAAGTCGATGCCCTATTCAACAACAGCACCTCCGCCATAGCTATGCTCAACAACGCGGGGGAGATCATCGATATAAATGGTGAATTTGAGGAGGTTTTCGGTTATAGCCTGTCGGAGGTAAGGGGAGAACACCTTGATGACGTGCTGGAATGGGGCCAGGAGGGTTTTGCCAGCCGGGAAAAGACTGAAGAAATCCTGCAGGGCAAAAAAAGCAGAGGGAAAGGCACTCGCTTTGATAGGTGGGGAAATGAAAAAAATTCTTGTTTCACGGGGTTCCCATAA
- a CDS encoding response regulator translates to MDGLKVLVIDDNSSARKISEEYLQAFGFRTELAVDGETVLEKMKEAETSYDLLLMDWKLPGINGLEAAQKIREEYAVQTRSEIILVSAFDREEIMTEPGSRYISDFLIKPFSPSSLFDTIMDVFGYSGRDIVQE, encoded by the coding sequence TTGGATGGTTTAAAGGTGCTGGTCATCGATGATAATTCTTCTGCCCGTAAAATAAGTGAAGAATATCTGCAGGCTTTTGGCTTTCGGACAGAACTGGCAGTGGATGGAGAAACTGTTCTGGAGAAAATGAAGGAAGCTGAAACCTCTTATGATCTTCTGCTTATGGACTGGAAGCTGCCGGGGATAAACGGGTTGGAAGCAGCCCAAAAAATCAGAGAAGAATATGCTGTTCAAACCAGGTCGGAGATCATACTCGTTTCCGCCTTTGACAGAGAAGAAATCATGACAGAACCCGGTTCCCGATATATATCTGATTTTCTGATCAAACCTTTCAGCCCCTCCAGTCTATTCGATACCATTATGGATGTTTTTGGATATTCCGGGCGTGATATCGTTCAGGAATAG
- a CDS encoding diguanylate cyclase domain-containing protein, translating to MRIREEQYRKIFEISPVGILVQDEEGNILEVNNKLCEITNYNKDELEGRSIFDTLINFEKTEKIQEIMERILAGDDLSLTKKFRKKSGEVYYARLEKTRFKLPEGEEDLLSMLMDITMLKEKEANLEYLSYHDGLTDLYNRSYLEKEMARLDTERQLPVSLIMCDVNRLKLVNDTYGHNKGDELLINVADILRECTRSEDIVSRWAGDEFVVLLPQTEAEEAERVVRRIEDTCEGAELEDILITLSVGRATRINMEEELKEVLSRADERMYRDKITRINNYENRLIKNMLDSLAAKSAEARRHTQRMTELAYKLGEEIDLSNDKLNRLTLLSELHDIGKITISENILRKSGGLSEKEWQEIKKHPEKGHTVLSATDEFTHIAREVLHHHERWDGTGYPEELKREEIPLLSRIIAIVDAYDVMTTGRPYQEPISKEKALTEIEVCAGSQFDPELAEKFIELMSR from the coding sequence CTGAGGATTAGAGAAGAACAGTATCGCAAGATATTTGAAATTTCTCCTGTGGGGATTCTGGTTCAGGATGAGGAAGGAAATATTCTGGAAGTCAACAATAAATTGTGTGAAATTACGAATTATAACAAAGATGAGCTGGAAGGCAGAAGTATATTTGATACCCTTATTAATTTTGAAAAGACAGAGAAAATCCAGGAGATTATGGAACGAATACTGGCAGGAGATGATCTGAGTCTGACTAAAAAATTCCGCAAAAAAAGTGGTGAAGTTTATTATGCCAGGCTGGAAAAAACCAGATTTAAGCTGCCCGAGGGCGAGGAAGACCTTCTCTCCATGCTTATGGATATAACCATGTTGAAAGAGAAAGAGGCGAACCTGGAATATTTGAGTTATCATGATGGACTGACAGATCTTTACAATCGTTCTTATCTGGAAAAGGAAATGGCCAGGCTTGATACAGAAAGACAGCTGCCGGTCAGTTTGATAATGTGTGATGTAAACCGCCTTAAACTTGTCAACGATACTTACGGTCATAATAAGGGAGATGAGCTTTTGATAAATGTGGCAGATATACTCCGTGAATGCACCAGGAGTGAAGATATTGTTTCCCGCTGGGCCGGCGATGAATTTGTTGTCCTCCTGCCTCAGACTGAAGCAGAAGAAGCCGAACGAGTAGTCAGAAGGATAGAAGACACCTGTGAAGGAGCAGAGCTTGAAGATATTCTCATAACTTTAAGTGTGGGCAGAGCCACCAGAATAAATATGGAAGAAGAGCTGAAAGAGGTATTATCGAGAGCAGATGAAAGAATGTATAGAGATAAAATAACCAGAATAAACAATTATGAAAACAGACTGATAAAGAATATGCTGGATTCTCTGGCGGCTAAAAGTGCAGAGGCTAGAAGGCATACCCAGAGGATGACTGAATTAGCCTACAAACTCGGGGAGGAAATAGACCTGTCTAATGATAAACTGAACAGGTTGACACTGCTGTCCGAACTCCATGATATTGGCAAGATTACTATTTCAGAGAATATTTTAAGAAAATCAGGGGGGCTGTCAGAGAAAGAATGGCAGGAAATTAAAAAGCATCCGGAAAAGGGTCACACGGTATTGTCCGCCACAGATGAATTTACTCATATAGCCAGAGAGGTTTTACACCACCACGAACGCTGGGATGGAACGGGTTATCCAGAAGAACTTAAAAGAGAAGAAATACCACTTTTATCGCGAATTATTGCCATTGTGGATGCCTATGATGTTATGACCACGGGCAGGCCGTATCAAGAACCCATCAGTAAAGAAAAAGCCCTGACAGAGATAGAAGTGTGCGCTGGCAGCCAGTTTGATCCGGAGCTGGCAGAAAAATTTATAGAATTAATGAGCCGATAG
- a CDS encoding PAS domain-containing sensor histidine kinase: protein MNDNKQILENNILNNLDEIIIYMSPDFTIRWFNRAASEFFDRKPEDLKDKFCYEKWGLEDFCPECPIQKAEETGEIASSIVRKPDGRYWKMKGIPDIDEDGNLEGFIETALDVTPRIKAEENIKEYNRELERQQQKLMQAKKEAEKASQAKSEFLSNMSHEIRTPMNAITGLSALCLGEDVDPEKRKNYLKRINASAEYLLNIINDILDLSKIEDGKIDLKEEIFELDEVLEQTWLVVAERAKKKPIEVLFARSPEIPNELVGDKIRLTQILANLTKNAIKYTDSGEIVIKVEMLEKKEDDVKYKFAVEDTGPGIPPEKQEGIFERFNRAEASTESGSKGAGLGLAISRQLVDMMNGEIWMESEIGKGSTFYFTAEFGCSAEKKNELSPLLQNWMV, encoded by the coding sequence ATGAATGATAATAAACAGATTCTGGAGAATAATATCTTAAACAACCTGGATGAAATTATAATTTATATGTCTCCGGATTTTACAATCAGATGGTTTAATAGGGCGGCTTCTGAATTTTTTGACAGAAAGCCGGAGGATTTGAAGGACAAATTTTGTTATGAAAAATGGGGTCTGGAAGATTTTTGCCCTGAATGTCCCATACAAAAAGCTGAAGAGACCGGAGAGATAGCTAGCTCTATTGTGAGAAAACCTGATGGCAGATACTGGAAAATGAAAGGCATCCCCGACATTGACGAAGATGGTAATCTTGAAGGGTTTATAGAAACAGCACTGGATGTTACCCCGCGGATAAAAGCGGAAGAAAACATAAAAGAATATAATCGTGAACTCGAAAGACAACAACAAAAATTGATGCAGGCCAAAAAAGAAGCGGAAAAAGCCAGCCAGGCCAAAAGTGAGTTTCTTTCCAATATGAGCCATGAAATACGCACTCCCATGAATGCAATAACCGGTTTGAGCGCATTATGTTTGGGGGAAGACGTCGATCCAGAAAAGAGGAAAAATTATCTGAAGAGGATTAACGCTTCGGCTGAATATCTTCTCAACATAATTAATGATATCCTTGATTTATCAAAAATCGAAGATGGGAAAATTGATTTGAAAGAAGAGATATTTGAGCTCGACGAAGTTCTGGAACAGACATGGCTGGTGGTTGCTGAAAGAGCCAAAAAAAAGCCTATCGAGGTATTGTTTGCCCGTTCTCCGGAGATTCCCAATGAATTGGTCGGTGATAAGATCCGTTTGACTCAGATTTTGGCCAATTTGACCAAAAATGCAATCAAATATACCGATTCCGGAGAGATAGTCATCAAGGTTGAGATGCTGGAAAAAAAAGAAGATGATGTGAAATATAAATTTGCCGTGGAGGATACCGGTCCGGGGATCCCTCCGGAGAAGCAGGAGGGCATCTTTGAAAGATTTAACCGCGCGGAAGCTTCCACCGAGAGCGGCAGCAAAGGTGCCGGTCTGGGTCTGGCTATCAGCAGACAGCTGGTGGATATGATGAATGGAGAAATATGGATGGAGAGTGAAATTGGAAAAGGAAGCACCTTCTACTTTACAGCTGAATTTGGCTGTTCTGCAGAGAAAAAAAACGAGTTATCTCCACTCCTCCAGAATTGGATGGTTTAA
- a CDS encoding PAS domain S-box protein: MEEIRQELEKTKNQLEAILESIQDGIAVLNSDFTIRYANSTMNEWYEENAPLEGKTCYRVHHALAKPCADCHVLRTLKTGEAAAKIEQPDHNPEVDYLELYSYPMIDDETGEITGIVELSRDISERKKAERELELTKSCLDKANMMFLRVSPEGIIRYANERVCEKLGYDRDELIGSKARRLVAEKSSVLERNEFWQEIKSSGSYVYEREFETKEGIVFPVHLISQYFEYEGEEFEMVFARDIKERKKM; encoded by the coding sequence CTGGAGGAGATCAGGCAGGAGCTCGAGAAAACGAAAAATCAGCTCGAGGCCATTCTGGAAAGCATACAGGATGGTATTGCTGTATTAAACTCTGATTTCACCATAAGATATGCCAACAGCACCATGAATGAATGGTATGAAGAAAATGCCCCTCTGGAAGGAAAAACCTGTTATAGGGTCCATCATGCACTTGCTAAACCATGCGCTGATTGTCATGTGCTGAGGACTTTAAAAACTGGCGAAGCTGCAGCAAAAATTGAACAACCTGATCATAATCCCGAAGTTGATTACCTCGAGCTATATTCCTATCCCATGATTGATGATGAAACAGGAGAGATTACCGGAATTGTGGAGCTTTCACGCGATATAAGCGAGCGTAAAAAAGCGGAAAGGGAGCTCGAGCTGACAAAGTCTTGCCTCGATAAGGCCAATATGATGTTTTTAAGGGTATCGCCTGAGGGGATAATTAGGTACGCGAATGAAAGGGTCTGTGAAAAGCTGGGCTATGATAGGGATGAGCTCATCGGCAGCAAGGCCAGAAGGCTGGTGGCAGAAAAATCTTCTGTTCTGGAAAGAAATGAATTCTGGCAGGAGATAAAGTCCTCGGGCTCATACGTCTATGAAAGGGAATTCGAAACGAAAGAGGGAATTGTTTTTCCGGTCCATCTGATAAGTCAGTACTTTGAGTACGAAGGGGAAGAATTTGAAATGGTTTTCGCCCGTGATATAAAAGAAAGAAAAAAGATGTAA
- a CDS encoding response regulator — MEFLNLPVIALTANVMEKHRKEAEKAGMNGLISKPIDIEKMLIKIKKTINGSGVELI, encoded by the coding sequence ATTGAATTTCTAAATCTTCCTGTTATAGCTCTGACCGCCAATGTCATGGAAAAACATCGAAAGGAAGCGGAAAAAGCCGGCATGAACGGACTGATCTCTAAACCTATCGATATTGAAAAAATGCTGATAAAAATTAAAAAAACCATCAACGGTTCCGGAGTTGAGTTAATCTGA
- a CDS encoding HD domain-containing phosphohydrolase — MVFIDYIEYKISSSVKSNWQNIVDLLAEIIGAEAGFITRIFGEKIKILKRDSETESDIEEGDFIELAEVYCHKAVNDEKMVEINDARKIDRWQGSAELDMGFVSYLGMPIYHQVNRGVFGTLCVVDREPRNFQQKEKDLLRELKCSIENQLENIELNSKLQRRIEFAQSSLDSLSANVVVLNREGKIKYTNEAWKNFARKSGVSPEKVGEGVNYLKITERAKEEGSKTAEKALQGIKAVIAANKSSFTLEYPCATPEEKKWFKLRVTPFQSEGDNAAVIAHEEITKRKVRENELREYKERINDIFNNISEIVWSMSWPDLKVDFISRSVRDIVGYSQEKFKKPGFMIGITHPDDKHIHERALQELEEKGYTEREFRIFHKNGSVKWLYDEQYMVYDDRGNPVRVRGILRDITKRKERERKLKYKTFHDEITGLYNRTFLAEEMKRLDTERQLPISTIMVDIDGLKIINNSYGHKRGDRVLKKAAEILENSVRDEDILARFGGDEFVILLPRTNGEAAHKIYDRIEKRCQDISNEEFPVTISMGIAVKTDPEENLKDLLKQADENMMQNKLVADKSSKSRLVKSLLNTLGAKSDETKEHAMRMTNLAIKLGRRLGVTNSELNKLSLLATLHDIGKTSIPEEVLTRPGDLSEEEWQMMQEHPEKGYKIASASEEFAPVAEAILHHHEKWNGSGYPEGLQGEEIPFLSRIISIVDAYDVMTNGRPYKEPMSKKEALEEIKDCAGSQFDPDLAGQFVDMMKDK, encoded by the coding sequence GTGGTATTCATCGATTATATAGAATATAAAATCTCCAGCTCGGTTAAAAGTAACTGGCAAAATATAGTAGATTTACTGGCTGAAATAATTGGGGCAGAGGCCGGATTTATAACCAGGATTTTTGGAGAGAAAATTAAAATTTTAAAAAGAGATTCGGAGACAGAAAGCGACATTGAAGAAGGGGATTTTATAGAGTTAGCAGAGGTTTACTGCCACAAAGCGGTGAATGATGAGAAAATGGTGGAGATTAATGATGCCCGTAAAATTGATAGATGGCAGGGCAGCGCAGAGCTTGATATGGGTTTTGTTTCTTATCTTGGCATGCCGATATATCATCAGGTAAATCGGGGCGTATTTGGTACACTCTGCGTGGTGGATAGAGAGCCGCGAAACTTCCAGCAAAAAGAAAAAGATCTTTTAAGAGAGCTCAAATGTTCTATAGAAAATCAGCTTGAAAATATAGAATTAAACAGTAAACTCCAGCGCCGGATAGAATTTGCTCAATCTTCTCTGGATTCTCTTTCTGCTAATGTGGTCGTATTAAACAGGGAAGGTAAGATAAAATATACCAATGAAGCCTGGAAAAATTTTGCCAGAAAAAGCGGTGTCTCTCCTGAGAAGGTAGGAGAAGGTGTCAATTATCTGAAAATAACAGAACGGGCCAAAGAGGAAGGATCAAAAACGGCAGAAAAAGCACTTCAGGGCATAAAAGCTGTAATTGCAGCAAATAAAAGTTCTTTCACCCTGGAGTATCCCTGCGCCACTCCGGAAGAGAAAAAGTGGTTTAAGTTAAGAGTTACACCTTTTCAAAGCGAAGGAGATAATGCGGCTGTAATCGCTCATGAAGAAATAACAAAAAGAAAGGTCAGGGAAAATGAACTGCGAGAATATAAGGAAAGAATTAATGATATTTTCAATAATATAAGTGAAATTGTCTGGTCTATGTCCTGGCCTGATTTAAAAGTGGACTTTATCAGCAGGTCTGTCCGGGATATCGTGGGTTATTCTCAGGAAAAATTTAAGAAGCCGGGTTTTATGATCGGGATAACTCATCCGGACGATAAACACATTCATGAAAGAGCCCTGCAGGAACTGGAAGAAAAGGGCTATACAGAAAGAGAATTTCGTATCTTTCATAAAAATGGCAGCGTTAAATGGCTTTATGATGAACAATATATGGTCTATGATGACAGGGGAAATCCTGTTAGGGTGAGAGGAATTTTGAGGGATATTACTAAAAGGAAGGAAAGAGAAAGAAAATTAAAATACAAAACTTTCCACGATGAAATTACCGGTCTATATAATCGCACATTTTTGGCGGAGGAGATGAAAAGACTTGATACGGAAAGGCAGCTGCCTATCAGTACAATTATGGTGGATATAGACGGCCTGAAAATTATAAATAACTCCTATGGGCATAAGAGAGGGGACCGGGTTTTGAAAAAAGCTGCCGAAATACTCGAAAACTCGGTCAGAGATGAAGATATACTGGCGAGATTTGGAGGAGACGAATTTGTTATTCTTTTGCCGCGGACGAATGGCGAAGCAGCTCATAAAATATATGATAGAATCGAAAAAAGATGTCAGGATATCAGTAACGAAGAGTTTCCCGTAACTATAAGTATGGGAATTGCCGTTAAAACTGATCCCGAAGAGAATTTAAAGGATCTTTTAAAACAGGCTGACGAAAATATGATGCAGAATAAACTCGTCGCTGATAAAAGCAGTAAAAGTCGACTGGTGAAAAGTCTTTTGAATACGCTGGGAGCAAAAAGTGATGAGACCAAAGAACATGCCATGAGGATGACTAATTTGGCTATTAAGCTGGGCAGGAGATTGGGAGTTACCAACTCGGAATTAAATAAATTATCTCTTCTGGCAACTCTCCATGATATAGGCAAAACTTCTATTCCGGAAGAAGTATTGACCAGGCCGGGTGACCTATCAGAAGAAGAATGGCAGATGATGCAGGAGCATCCGGAAAAAGGATATAAAATAGCTTCGGCCTCCGAGGAGTTTGCTCCTGTAGCCGAAGCAATATTACACCATCATGAAAAATGGAACGGAAGTGGTTATCCAGAAGGTCTGCAGGGAGAAGAAATCCCATTTCTATCAAGAATAATCTCAATTGTGGATGCCTATGATGTGATGACGAATGGTAGACCTTATAAGGAACCTATGAGCAAAAAAGAAGCACTGGAAGAAATAAAAGATTGTGCAGGCAGCCAGTTCGATCCGGATTTGGCCGGGCAATTTGTTGATATGATGAAAGATAAATGA
- a CDS encoding response regulator, which translates to MAGAENKILLVEDNETNQVLAKEILESYNYSVDIAEKGREALDKIQADKYDCVLMDIQLPGLNGYEATRIIRNELNF; encoded by the coding sequence ATGGCAGGCGCTGAAAATAAAATACTGCTGGTTGAGGACAATGAGACAAATCAAGTGCTGGCAAAGGAAATTCTGGAAAGTTATAATTATAGCGTTGATATCGCTGAAAAGGGGAGAGAAGCTCTGGATAAAATCCAGGCAGATAAATATGACTGTGTTTTAATGGATATCCAGCTTCCGGGACTCAATGGATATGAGGCCACCCGCATAATCAGAAATGAATTGAATTTCTAA
- a CDS encoding DUF488 family protein: MLKVYTAPMNYNGDKKTLDVTVKSGEETFAPTWAMVMKTKKGEMSWAEYKKKYYEKMRESYRQNRERWQDLLEQEEIVLLCYCSSPESCHRRLLADMLVEAGAEYRGELAGGSEGNSNSRSNM; encoded by the coding sequence ATGCTGAAAGTTTATACAGCTCCCATGAATTATAATGGTGATAAGAAAACGCTGGATGTGACGGTAAAATCCGGCGAGGAAACTTTTGCTCCTACCTGGGCGATGGTCATGAAGACGAAAAAGGGAGAGATGTCCTGGGCGGAATATAAGAAGAAATATTATGAGAAAATGAGGGAGTCTTACCGCCAGAACCGAGAACGCTGGCAGGATTTACTCGAGCAGGAGGAGATAGTCCTGCTCTGTTATTGTTCCAGCCCGGAAAGTTGTCACCGTCGGCTGCTGGCTGATATGCTTGTTGAGGCCGGTGCTGAATATAGAGGAGAACTTGCTGGAGGGTCAGAAGGTAATAGTAACAGCAGATCAAATATGTAA